One genomic region from Pseudoduganella dura encodes:
- a CDS encoding efflux RND transporter permease subunit: MAKFFIQRPIFAIVISLLIMLVGGIALFKMPVEQYPPVSPPSVQIQATFPGASAETMANTVVQVIEQQMTAIDNLLYMTSTSDDTGQSTTTLTFAAGTDPDIAQVQVQNKLRAAEPRLPSEVQQSGLRVTKSTSDFLMVAAFVSEDNSMTKFDIANYVASNIQDPLSRIPGVGSLNVFGTQYAMRIWLDPVKLNGYALTPLDVNRAIQAQNVQISGGQLGGSPAVAGQTLSATINQASLLRTPEEFRRILLKVQPDGSSVRIGDVARVALGPENYNVDVRYSGKSASGVGIQLAPGANALTTADAVRARLDELKAFFPHGLKVVYPNDITPFIEVSIHEVVVTLFEGIALVFLVMYLFLQNFRATLIPSITVPVVLLGTFGIMSALGFTVNTLSMFGLVLAIGLLVDDAIVVVENVERVMHEDGLGPYEATEKAMGQITSALVGVALVISAVFVPVAFSSGTVGAIYREFSLTVVASMLLSVFIALTLTPALCATMLRRPDPGHHEKGGFFGWFNRGFDRSRDRYLGGVGAIVRRRGVWMALYAVLLGVVALLFLRLPGGFLPKEDQGYMFVQVQTPAGSTLETTGKVLEEINQYLLNDEKAMVDSTFMTNGASQPNRGQNQGRLFVRLKSWDERKDRELSVGALSSRIAARYADYQGAQVTPVEPPPIRGLGSATGFSLQLQDRGGLGHEALAKARDQLLDLAKDEPALSRVRFTGQADNATYKIDIDREKAAALGVNLSDVDQTFSTAWGSRYINNFFDTDNRIKRVYVQADAQFRMNPDDIRLLHVRNGAGDMVPFSAFASARWAWGAPAVQRYNGIASAEILGQPAAGHSTGEAMKIMDRLVGELPEGIGYEWSGISLQESQAGAQAPLLYGLSILVVFLCLAALYESWAIPVSVIMVVPIGVLGALGAATLFGLENDVFFQVGLLTTIGLSAKNAILIVEFARELQMEGKGVMEAVMEAAKLRLRPILMTSMAFVLGVLPLAIASGAGAASQNALGIGVIGGMLTATFLATFMIPLFFVLIAGKIKDGKAHRLPAAAVAAQEVK; the protein is encoded by the coding sequence ATGGCTAAATTCTTCATCCAGCGGCCCATCTTCGCGATCGTGATTTCGCTGCTGATCATGCTGGTCGGCGGCATCGCGCTGTTCAAGATGCCGGTCGAGCAGTATCCGCCCGTATCGCCCCCTTCCGTGCAGATCCAGGCCACCTTCCCCGGCGCCTCCGCCGAAACCATGGCCAACACCGTGGTGCAGGTGATCGAGCAGCAGATGACGGCGATCGACAACCTGCTGTACATGACGTCCACCAGCGACGACACGGGGCAGTCGACCACCACGCTGACGTTCGCGGCCGGCACCGATCCGGACATCGCCCAGGTGCAGGTGCAGAACAAACTGCGCGCGGCCGAGCCGCGGCTGCCTTCCGAGGTGCAGCAATCGGGCCTGCGCGTGACGAAATCGACGAGCGACTTCCTGATGGTGGCGGCGTTCGTCTCGGAAGACAACAGCATGACCAAGTTCGACATCGCCAACTACGTGGCATCGAACATCCAGGACCCGCTGTCGCGCATTCCCGGCGTGGGCAGCCTGAACGTGTTCGGCACCCAGTACGCGATGCGCATCTGGCTCGACCCGGTGAAGCTGAACGGCTACGCGCTCACGCCGCTGGACGTGAACCGCGCGATCCAGGCGCAGAACGTGCAGATCTCCGGCGGCCAGCTGGGCGGCTCGCCCGCCGTGGCCGGCCAGACCCTCTCCGCCACGATCAACCAGGCCAGCCTGCTGCGCACCCCCGAGGAATTCCGCCGCATCCTGCTGAAGGTGCAGCCCGACGGTTCGAGCGTGCGCATCGGCGACGTGGCGCGCGTGGCCCTCGGCCCGGAAAACTACAACGTCGACGTGCGCTACAGCGGCAAGTCCGCGTCCGGCGTGGGCATCCAGCTCGCGCCCGGCGCCAACGCGCTGACCACGGCCGACGCGGTGCGCGCCCGTCTCGACGAGTTGAAGGCCTTCTTCCCGCATGGCCTGAAGGTGGTGTACCCGAACGACATCACGCCGTTCATCGAGGTGTCGATCCACGAAGTGGTGGTCACGCTGTTCGAGGGCATCGCGCTGGTGTTCCTCGTGATGTACCTGTTCCTGCAGAATTTCCGCGCCACGCTGATCCCGTCGATCACCGTGCCGGTCGTGTTGCTCGGCACCTTCGGCATCATGTCGGCGCTGGGCTTCACCGTCAACACGCTGTCGATGTTCGGCCTCGTGCTGGCCATCGGCCTGCTGGTCGACGATGCGATCGTGGTCGTGGAAAACGTCGAACGGGTGATGCACGAGGACGGCCTGGGGCCATATGAAGCCACCGAAAAGGCGATGGGCCAGATCACCAGCGCGCTGGTCGGCGTGGCGCTGGTCATTTCGGCCGTGTTCGTGCCGGTGGCGTTTTCCAGCGGCACGGTGGGCGCGATCTACCGCGAATTCTCGCTGACGGTGGTGGCCTCGATGCTGCTGTCGGTGTTCATCGCGCTGACGCTGACGCCGGCGCTGTGCGCCACCATGCTCAGGCGCCCGGACCCGGGCCACCATGAAAAAGGCGGCTTCTTCGGCTGGTTCAACCGCGGTTTCGACCGCAGCCGCGACCGCTACCTGGGCGGCGTGGGCGCCATCGTGCGCCGGCGCGGCGTGTGGATGGCGCTGTACGCGGTGCTGCTCGGCGTGGTGGCGCTGCTGTTCCTGCGCCTGCCGGGGGGCTTCCTGCCGAAGGAAGACCAGGGCTACATGTTCGTGCAGGTGCAGACGCCCGCCGGCAGCACGCTGGAAACCACCGGCAAGGTGCTGGAGGAAATCAACCAGTACCTGCTGAACGATGAAAAGGCGATGGTCGATTCCACCTTCATGACCAATGGCGCCAGCCAGCCGAACCGGGGCCAGAACCAGGGCCGCCTGTTCGTGCGCCTGAAATCGTGGGACGAAAGGAAAGACAGGGAGCTGTCGGTGGGCGCCCTGAGCAGCCGCATCGCGGCCCGCTACGCCGACTACCAGGGCGCGCAGGTGACGCCGGTGGAGCCGCCGCCGATCCGCGGCCTGGGTTCGGCCACCGGTTTCTCGCTGCAGCTGCAGGATCGCGGCGGCCTTGGCCACGAAGCGCTGGCGAAGGCGCGCGACCAGCTGCTCGACCTGGCGAAGGACGAGCCGGCCCTCTCCCGCGTGCGCTTCACCGGCCAGGCCGACAACGCCACCTACAAGATCGACATCGACCGCGAAAAGGCGGCCGCGCTGGGCGTGAACCTGTCGGACGTGGACCAGACCTTCTCGACCGCCTGGGGATCGCGCTACATCAACAACTTCTTCGACACGGACAACCGGATCAAGCGCGTGTACGTGCAGGCCGATGCCCAGTTCCGCATGAACCCGGACGATATCCGCCTGCTCCACGTGCGCAACGGCGCCGGCGACATGGTGCCGTTCTCCGCGTTCGCCAGCGCCCGCTGGGCATGGGGCGCGCCGGCCGTGCAGCGCTACAACGGCATCGCCTCGGCCGAGATCCTGGGCCAGCCGGCGGCCGGCCACAGCACCGGCGAAGCGATGAAGATCATGGATCGCCTGGTGGGCGAACTGCCGGAAGGCATCGGCTACGAGTGGAGCGGCATCTCGCTGCAGGAATCGCAGGCCGGTGCCCAGGCGCCGCTGCTGTACGGCCTGTCGATCCTGGTGGTGTTCCTGTGCCTGGCGGCGCTGTATGAAAGCTGGGCGATTCCCGTCTCGGTGATCATGGTGGTGCCGATCGGCGTGCTCGGCGCGCTGGGCGCGGCCACGCTGTTCGGCCTGGAGAACGACGTGTTCTTCCAGGTCGGCCTGCTGACCACGATCGGCCTGTCGGCCAAGAACGCGATCCTGATCGTGGAATTCGCCCGCGAACTGCAGATGGAGGGCAAGGGCGTGATGGAGGCGGTGATGGAAGCGGCCAAGCTGCGGCTGCGCCCGATCCTGATGACGTCGATGGCCTTCGTGCTCGGCGTGCTGCCGCTGGCGATCGCCAGCGGCGCCGGCGCCGCCAGCCAGAACGCGCTGGGCATCGGCGTGATCGGCGGCATGCTCACGGCCACGTTCCTGGCCACGTTCATGATCCCGCTGTTCTTCGTGCTCATCGCCGGGAAGATCAAGGACGGCAAGGCGCACAGATTACCGGCAGCGGCCGTGGCTGCGCAGGAGGTGAAGTGA
- a CDS encoding efflux RND transporter periplasmic adaptor subunit: MSFPSLPHPVRPAATAVALAAALVLAGCGADKAPKAAATVPEVSALTVQRTSVPVALELPGRTAPFLLAEVRARVDGIVQDRRFVEGADVRKGDPLYVIDPAPYRAALASAQAALQRAKANLVSSTAQLERYKVLIGGNAVSKQAYDNAEAAQLQAAADVAAAEAAMTTARINLGYTSVTAPISGRSSVSQVTQGAYVQGGSATLLTTIQQLDPMYVDIQQSSAEGLALRRDIADGTLKLDGGKAEVRLKLEDGSTYGHPGILEYSGVTVNRDTGSVTLRARFPNPDKLLLPGMFVRTSVDQGTRQGIVRVPATAVTRNPQGEATVMLVGAGNKAEVRTIQAGSLVDGHWLVDGGLKDGERVIVSGVQKLRPGAVVAPRAVAPAKLAAAQAPAPAR; encoded by the coding sequence ATGTCATTTCCTTCCCTTCCGCACCCCGTGCGCCCGGCTGCCACGGCCGTGGCGCTCGCGGCCGCGCTCGTCCTGGCGGGCTGCGGCGCCGACAAGGCGCCGAAAGCCGCCGCCACCGTCCCCGAAGTATCCGCCCTGACCGTCCAGCGTACGAGCGTGCCGGTCGCGCTCGAACTGCCCGGCCGCACGGCGCCGTTCCTGCTGGCGGAAGTGCGGGCGCGGGTCGACGGCATCGTGCAGGACCGCCGCTTCGTCGAGGGAGCGGACGTGCGCAAGGGCGATCCGCTGTACGTGATCGATCCGGCACCGTACCGGGCGGCGCTGGCGAGCGCGCAGGCGGCGCTGCAGCGCGCCAAGGCGAACCTGGTCAGCAGCACCGCACAGCTGGAGCGCTACAAGGTGCTGATCGGCGGCAATGCCGTCAGCAAGCAGGCCTACGACAACGCCGAGGCGGCGCAACTGCAGGCCGCCGCCGATGTCGCCGCCGCCGAAGCGGCCATGACCACGGCGCGCATCAACCTGGGCTATACGAGCGTGACGGCGCCGATCAGCGGGCGCAGCAGCGTTTCGCAGGTCACCCAGGGCGCCTACGTGCAGGGCGGCTCGGCCACGCTGCTGACGACGATCCAGCAGCTCGACCCGATGTATGTCGACATCCAGCAATCGAGCGCCGAGGGCCTGGCGCTGCGGCGCGACATCGCCGACGGCACGCTGAAGCTGGACGGCGGCAAGGCCGAAGTGCGCCTGAAGCTGGAAGACGGCAGCACCTATGGCCACCCGGGTATCCTCGAATACAGCGGCGTGACGGTGAACCGCGATACCGGTTCCGTCACGCTGCGCGCCCGTTTCCCGAACCCGGACAAGCTGCTGCTGCCCGGCATGTTCGTGCGCACCAGCGTCGACCAGGGCACGCGGCAAGGCATCGTGCGCGTGCCCGCCACGGCCGTCACGCGCAATCCGCAGGGCGAGGCGACCGTGATGCTGGTCGGCGCCGGCAACAAGGCCGAGGTACGCACCATCCAGGCCGGATCGCTGGTCGACGGCCACTGGCTGGTGGACGGCGGCCTGAAGGATGGCGAACGCGTCATCGTCAGCGGCGTGCAGAAGCTGCGCCCGGGCGCGGTGGTGGCACCGCGCGCCGTGGCGCCGGCAAAGCTGGCCGCGGCGCAAGCGCCCGCGCCGGCACGTTGA
- a CDS encoding c-type cytochrome produces MALAGTGATALIACTPAAPVQRLGLGQTPSAGQIRGWDIDVRADGAGLPAGSGSVAQGRAIYGARCLACHGANGERGTAPRLAGGQGTLADKAPVLTVGSYWPYAPTLYDYIRRAMPQDSPQSLTVDEVYAVTAYTLHLNGIIGAEAVLDAASLAAIRMPNREGFRPVMQ; encoded by the coding sequence ATGGCCCTCGCCGGCACGGGCGCCACCGCGCTGATTGCGTGTACCCCGGCGGCGCCCGTGCAACGCCTGGGACTGGGGCAGACGCCCAGCGCCGGCCAGATCCGCGGCTGGGATATCGACGTGCGCGCCGATGGCGCTGGCTTGCCGGCCGGCAGCGGCTCGGTGGCCCAGGGCCGGGCAATCTACGGGGCCCGCTGCCTGGCCTGCCACGGCGCCAATGGCGAACGGGGCACGGCGCCGCGGCTGGCCGGCGGGCAAGGCACACTCGCCGACAAGGCGCCGGTGCTCACCGTGGGCAGCTACTGGCCCTACGCCCCAACGCTGTACGACTACATCCGCCGTGCCATGCCGCAGGACAGCCCGCAATCGCTTACCGTCGATGAAGTGTATGCGGTGACTGCGTACACGCTGCACCTGAACGGCATTATCGGTGCGGAGGCCGTGCTCGATGCGGCGTCGCTGGCCGCGATCAGGATGCCGAACCGGGAGGGATTTCGACCGGTAATGCAATGA
- the soxC gene encoding sulfite dehydrogenase, with amino-acid sequence MDDVVRQETGAPAPAPASPRRRRFIARGAAASLAAASGAATLPGAVQAAAPEILPDNLPPNVPQWMREPGAGFLNPPYGLPSPFEKNVLRKLPDQPAAFPTATRTPLQHLFGSTTPNGLFFERHHAGVPAIDPAQHRLMVHGLVERPLLLDMKTLLRFPAVSRSHFIECSGNGSAEFKAPGRGTVQDIHGLLSGAEWTGVRLADVLAEAGVLPAARWLLAEGADAAAMTRSFPLAKALDDALLVYGQNGEMLRPEQGYPLRLLLPGFEGNMSVKWLRRLKVGDAPFHTREETAKYTDLMPDGTARQFTFRMGVKSLITAPSARQVLDGHGFREISGLAWSGHGRITRVDVSVDGGRRWQAAALDGPVQRHALTRFRFPWRWTGQEAILQSRAVDEAGNVQPTRDALVGSVGRNSAYHYNAIQSWKVAADGEVSNVHV; translated from the coding sequence ATGGACGATGTCGTTCGACAAGAAACCGGTGCCCCGGCACCCGCGCCGGCGTCACCGCGCAGGCGCCGCTTCATCGCGCGCGGCGCCGCGGCCTCGCTGGCCGCCGCCAGTGGCGCCGCCACATTGCCCGGCGCCGTGCAGGCGGCGGCACCTGAAATCCTGCCGGACAACCTGCCGCCCAATGTGCCGCAATGGATGCGCGAACCGGGCGCCGGCTTCCTGAACCCGCCGTACGGTTTGCCCTCCCCCTTCGAAAAAAATGTGCTGCGCAAGTTGCCGGACCAGCCCGCGGCATTTCCCACCGCCACCCGCACGCCGCTGCAACACCTGTTCGGCAGCACGACGCCGAACGGCCTGTTTTTCGAGCGCCACCATGCCGGCGTGCCGGCGATCGACCCGGCGCAGCACCGGCTGATGGTGCACGGCCTGGTCGAACGGCCCCTGCTGCTGGACATGAAGACGCTGCTGCGCTTTCCGGCCGTGTCGCGCAGCCACTTCATCGAGTGTTCCGGCAACGGCTCGGCGGAATTCAAGGCGCCCGGCAGGGGCACGGTGCAGGACATCCACGGTTTGCTCAGCGGCGCCGAATGGACCGGCGTGCGCCTGGCCGACGTGCTGGCCGAAGCGGGCGTGCTGCCCGCGGCCCGGTGGTTGCTGGCCGAAGGCGCCGACGCCGCGGCGATGACGCGCAGCTTTCCGCTGGCCAAGGCGCTAGACGATGCATTGCTGGTCTACGGCCAGAACGGCGAAATGCTGCGCCCGGAGCAAGGCTATCCGTTGCGCCTGCTGCTGCCCGGCTTCGAAGGCAACATGAGCGTGAAGTGGCTGCGCCGCCTGAAGGTGGGCGATGCGCCGTTCCACACGCGCGAGGAAACCGCCAAGTACACCGACCTGATGCCCGATGGCACGGCGCGCCAGTTCACGTTCCGGATGGGCGTGAAATCGCTGATCACCGCGCCATCGGCGCGCCAGGTGCTCGATGGCCACGGCTTTCGCGAAATCAGCGGCCTTGCCTGGAGCGGGCATGGCCGCATTACCCGGGTCGACGTGTCGGTCGACGGCGGGCGCCGCTGGCAGGCCGCGGCACTGGACGGGCCGGTGCAGCGCCATGCGTTGACGCGCTTCCGCTTTCCATGGCGATGGACGGGCCAGGAAGCGATCCTGCAAAGCCGCGCCGTGGACGAAGCCGGCAACGTGCAGCCGACGCGCGACGCGCTGGTCGGCAGCGTGGGCCGGAACTCGGCCTATCACTACAACGCCATCCAGAGCTGGAAGGTTGCTGCCGATGGCGAGGTGTCCAATGTCCATGTTTAA
- a CDS encoding TonB-dependent receptor, whose amino-acid sequence MQNTETGAVRPSHKLKMKVSVAVLAGAGILTSASVWAQAAAEQTAAEQTAPVETPTVVVTGVKASLIKSLAIKRTSDQVVESVVAEDIGKLPDNNVVEALQRVTGIQVTNRAGGEVGTLSIRGLPDVQTTWNGRSIFTASGTQVALQDIPSTLVRQIDVYKTRDASQLETGIAGQVDVKSLRPFDFKGPKVSISGRATYLDPAEKTNPQLSAMFSNRWQTGFGEVGALVNLSQTRTKYRNESVTPGAMVPFASPNAAEVPAGYTPLQRITDTSIWTPGTLTGLPTAAGSTLDFNGKAHPYYLSRDAVFQSDLQGERKRPSANIALQWKPNSSSVYTFESMYNGYRDKAFNQLLFSFVDWWGDLGSNPAGTITTFPGTNIIKSRTVGNVYGFNSGDYTTSATDSRIYALNGKWDLGDRLRLEGDLSYQSSTFHSEFTATRIDRVAPSITVDFNDGGDNTAFRFNNNADLTDPTKWNVAQFYDTANRNKGSAATANLTGVYDADWGPLQTLHFGLRYDDRKASEANRTQSAFLGRNLGSLDSAYYSTNSNFGTDISDVPRTWLEPNAYYIRDNIDEWRKLYNAADANFLTTDQLRLQKTFKVNEKTANLFLMANTQNELFGHRLRGNFGVRYVKVDTDMTFYKVDATTKAVTATSASKSASKLLPSMTLIYDPAQDVVVRMNYGETLRRPGFGALNPVLQLGDDVSRVGYGSGSGGNPDLEPTRSKNLDLTAEWYFQKDSALYGTLFKRKINGLVVDLRRKVHVDAADDPFRNSTSGGDHTNGYDYVINSPVNASDGTIKGAELGLIYFPKGLPSLLDGLGIQASYTRLSSSQNVPTANEAGVIVSQLETPFFGVSDKSYNATLAYEKGPVSARLSHVWRSGFLASNEAALFANPIGIWRHPEKSLDMQISYKINESMSVDISGVNLTNEMQQAYYHFGDAGNAQVSNFGTLQIGRSVSVGLRWKM is encoded by the coding sequence ATGCAGAACACCGAAACCGGTGCGGTTCGCCCATCCCATAAACTAAAAATGAAAGTGTCGGTCGCCGTGTTGGCGGGGGCCGGCATCCTCACTAGCGCCTCGGTGTGGGCGCAGGCTGCCGCGGAACAGACGGCCGCAGAACAGACGGCACCAGTCGAGACCCCGACCGTGGTTGTCACGGGCGTCAAGGCATCGCTGATCAAGAGCCTGGCGATCAAGCGCACCAGCGACCAGGTCGTGGAATCGGTCGTCGCCGAAGACATCGGCAAGCTGCCCGACAACAATGTCGTCGAAGCGCTGCAGCGCGTGACGGGGATCCAGGTCACCAACCGCGCCGGCGGCGAGGTCGGCACCCTGTCCATCCGCGGCCTGCCCGACGTCCAGACAACCTGGAACGGCCGCAGTATCTTTACCGCGTCCGGCACGCAGGTTGCGCTGCAGGACATTCCTTCGACCCTGGTGCGCCAGATCGACGTCTACAAGACGCGCGACGCCAGCCAGCTGGAAACCGGCATTGCAGGCCAGGTCGACGTCAAGTCGCTGCGGCCGTTCGATTTCAAGGGTCCGAAAGTCTCGATCTCGGGGCGTGCAACCTATCTCGACCCCGCGGAAAAGACGAACCCGCAGCTCAGCGCCATGTTCAGCAACCGCTGGCAAACGGGCTTCGGCGAAGTCGGTGCCCTGGTCAACCTGTCGCAGACCAGGACGAAATACCGCAACGAAAGCGTAACGCCGGGTGCCATGGTGCCGTTTGCCAGCCCCAATGCCGCCGAAGTTCCTGCGGGTTACACGCCCTTGCAGCGCATTACCGATACCAGTATCTGGACGCCTGGTACCCTTACCGGCTTGCCGACGGCAGCAGGTTCGACGCTTGATTTCAACGGCAAGGCACATCCTTATTACCTGTCACGCGACGCCGTTTTCCAGAGCGACCTCCAGGGCGAGCGCAAGCGTCCCTCCGCCAACATCGCCTTGCAGTGGAAACCGAACAGCAGTTCGGTCTATACCTTCGAATCGATGTACAACGGCTATCGTGACAAGGCCTTCAACCAGCTGCTGTTCAGTTTCGTCGACTGGTGGGGGGATCTCGGCAGCAACCCTGCCGGGACGATCACGACGTTCCCGGGAACAAACATCATCAAGAGCCGTACGGTCGGCAACGTCTATGGCTTCAACAGCGGCGACTACACCACATCGGCAACCGATTCCCGCATTTATGCCCTGAACGGCAAGTGGGATCTTGGCGACAGGCTGAGGCTGGAAGGCGACCTGTCGTATCAGAGCAGCACCTTCCACTCGGAATTCACCGCCACCCGGATCGATCGCGTTGCACCGTCCATCACCGTCGACTTCAATGACGGCGGCGACAACACGGCGTTCCGTTTCAATAATAATGCCGACCTGACCGACCCGACCAAGTGGAATGTCGCGCAGTTCTACGATACCGCCAACCGCAACAAGGGCAGCGCCGCGACGGCCAACCTGACGGGCGTCTACGATGCCGACTGGGGCCCGCTGCAGACGCTCCACTTCGGCCTGCGCTACGACGACCGCAAGGCGTCGGAGGCCAACCGGACGCAATCGGCCTTCCTGGGCCGCAACCTCGGCTCGCTCGATTCGGCGTATTACTCGACCAACTCGAACTTCGGCACGGACATCTCGGACGTACCCCGTACATGGCTGGAGCCCAATGCCTACTACATCCGCGACAATATCGACGAGTGGCGCAAGCTCTATAACGCGGCCGATGCGAACTTCCTGACAACGGACCAGCTGCGCCTGCAGAAGACGTTCAAGGTCAATGAAAAGACGGCCAACCTCTTCCTGATGGCAAACACCCAGAACGAGCTGTTCGGCCATCGCCTGCGCGGCAATTTCGGCGTTCGCTACGTCAAGGTCGATACCGACATGACCTTCTACAAGGTCGATGCCACCACCAAGGCCGTCACGGCGACCAGTGCCAGCAAGTCGGCCAGCAAGCTACTGCCAAGCATGACCCTGATCTACGACCCTGCCCAGGACGTGGTGGTGCGCATGAACTATGGCGAAACCCTGCGCCGCCCGGGCTTCGGTGCCTTGAATCCTGTCCTGCAACTCGGTGACGACGTATCGAGGGTGGGTTATGGCTCGGGCAGCGGCGGCAATCCCGACCTGGAACCGACGCGTTCCAAGAACCTCGACCTGACGGCCGAGTGGTATTTCCAGAAGGACAGCGCACTCTACGGCACGCTGTTCAAGCGCAAGATCAATGGCCTGGTGGTGGACCTGCGCCGCAAGGTGCACGTCGATGCAGCGGACGACCCGTTCCGCAACTCGACCTCGGGCGGCGACCATACGAACGGCTATGACTACGTCATCAACTCGCCGGTCAACGCGTCGGACGGCACGATCAAGGGCGCCGAGCTCGGCTTGATCTACTTCCCGAAAGGGCTGCCGAGCCTGCTGGACGGCCTGGGCATCCAGGCCAGCTATACGCGACTGAGCTCGTCGCAGAATGTGCCCACCGCCAATGAAGCCGGCGTCATCGTCTCGCAGCTCGAGACACCGTTCTTCGGCGTGTCCGACAAGTCGTATAACGCCACGCTGGCCTACGAAAAGGGCCCGGTCAGCGCGCGCCTGTCGCATGTCTGGCGTTCCGGCTTCCTTGCCAGCAACGAAGCGGCCCTGTTTGCCAATCCGATCGGTATCTGGCGTCATCCCGAAAAGAGCCTGGACATGCAGATCTCCTACAAGATCAACGAGAGCATGTCCGTCGATATCAGTGGCGTCAACCTGACGAACGAAATGCAGCAGGCGTACTACCACTTCGGCGATGCGGGTAATGCGCAGGTGAGCAATTTCGGCACGCTGCAGATCGGACGTTCGGTCTCGGTTGGCTTGCGCTGGAAGATGTAA